The following DNA comes from Vicinamibacterales bacterium.
CCGAACTGCTCCAAGGACAGCGGCGAGTGCTCGAGGGGCTTCGGCGAATCGAGGGTCGTCTGAAAAGTGTCGCCGAGGACACTGACGCGCTCGACCGCTACAACCGGCCATACGGTGACGGCGCACGCCTGCCGCGGGGGCGCCGCCGTGGGTGCTAGGCCCGATCCGACGATCGGAACCGAGCGCACATGGCGCGTGCTGGGCGACGGCGATCGGTATGTGCTCGACGTGCCCGATGCGTCCATTCAGCTGGAGCTCGATCGGCCGCGACGCGAGCGCGGCGACCTTCTCGGCGAACTCACAGTCCGTACCACGCTCAAAGGCGCCCGAACCTCCGTGGACGATGTCTTGTCGCGCGGATCGTTCAATGCGAGTTCGCCAACCGTGCGCCAGGCGCGCGCTCGTCTGTGCGCCGATTTGGCCCGGACGAACGGACACGTAGATTGGCACCGGCTCATCGAAGAGTTTGCGACGCGGGTGCTCGTCGCGGAATCTGTCGGCCAGCCGGCCGTTTCGCTGCGCGATGTGCCCGACACCGGCCAAGATGACCACTACGACCTGGAGGGTGTGATCGTGACGCGGCGATCACCCTCGATGATCTTCGGCGACGCGGGCACCGGAAAGAGCCAGTGGTTACTGTGGCAGCTGGGACAGCTTGCCAATCGCGGCGTACGAGTTGCGCTCGCAGATTGGGAACTGGACGCGTTGGCGCACAAGCGACGACTGCAGGCGATGTTCGGGACCGCAATGCCATACGTGCTCCACATCGCCTGCACTCGGCCGCTCGTGTATGAAGCCGATCGGCTGCGCCGGATTATCGTGGACGAACGTATCGACTACCTCGGCGTTGATTCCGTCGCGCCCGCCTGCCACGATGAACCCTCGAATGCAGAGGCGGCGACCGCATTCTTTCGAGCACTGCGCCAGCTCGCGGTGGGGTCGCTGCTCGTCGCGCATACGCCCAAGGCGGCGGAACTCGGCCAGGAGCGTCCATTTGGCTCGCAATTTTGGTACGCGCTGTGCCGCTCGATTTGGTTTGTGGCGGCGAAGCCGAGCGACGCTGAGAGCAACC
Coding sequences within:
- a CDS encoding AAA family ATPase encodes the protein MLGDGDRYVLDVPDASIQLELDRPRRERGDLLGELTVRTTLKGARTSVDDVLSRGSFNASSPTVRQARARLCADLARTNGHVDWHRLIEEFATRVLVAESVGQPAVSLRDVPDTGQDDHYDLEGVIVTRRSPSMIFGDAGTGKSQWLLWQLGQLANRGVRVALADWELDALAHKRRLQAMFGTAMPYVLHIACTRPLVYEADRLRRIIVDERIDYLGVDSVAPACHDEPSNAEAATAFFRALRQLAVGSLLVAHTPKAAELGQERPFGSQFWYALCRSIWFVAAKPSDAESN